The sequence AGACCTACCTCACCCACCctgagaagaaaaaatgtgCGCTAGTAAAACCGAACCTAATTAGAAACCGGGTTCAATTCTCCCGGTTCAATTCCCTATCCTCTCTTCCCCAGATACCCGGTCTTCCTCTAGACTATAGTTCTATAATCTATCCACAACTCGGAACCACGGATTGAACCAGACCTGGTTCGGTCTGGCCCAAAATCTCCTTTTTCCTTCGCATTTCAAGCACCTTGCGATGATGATTCGAGTGCAACTCCTTCGAAAAAGTTGGGCTACAAGCCGGTCTGTACTCGGGCAGTAACCGACCGGACTTGTATCGAACCCCACACGCATTACAAAGGGTTTTGGAACCATTTGGACCGGCTCTCCATTGTGGCGTCTTTTGAATCCCACAATGGCTGCACCTCCTTGACGAGTGggaaccaccaccaccaccgcttGCCGCCGCATGAAGAGATGGTTTTTTCTTCATCCCCTTAACTACCGGTTTCTCAAACCAAAGCGGTTCAGCATTCAAAAGGGGTGTGGTGCGAATTAACCTAGGGCTTGAAGGGCTTGACGAGGATGTTGAAGAGGAAGAACTTGTTGATGATTCTGTTAAAGTAGGAGACCCCAGTGGCCAGACTCTGACACCAGTTCTTGTTCTCTTGCTTCTAGCCTTGGCCGGAACCGGAGTCTTGAAACAAGGCTCTGTTAGCACCGACTTCTCCTGTTCAACAAAGTTCTCTTTTTCCGTCTCCGGCGGCAAAACGATTGCCGGAAACGGTGCAGCATATTCCGAGTTGGAATCCTCCACAAAATGTGACAACCATTCAAGACTTGCTAAATCATCCGTCTGAAAAAAATGGCACTTTTTTAGAGGAGAAAAGtaccaataaattaattattcgaagaaagagaaaatggaGGACACTGACCGGCACACAAAGTTCACTTGTAGGAACAGAAACAAAGTCTTCTTTGACAGCAAAATAAGGACTCCTCTCGTTATTTTTGTCTTCTTTGAGGGTTTCTTGTTTATGAGAAACAGAGACAACACAaggtttttcttcatcttcaatgAAGCCGTTTACATTAGAAAAGTCTAAGAGTTCGTCTACAGAAAAATCATCGGAGGACATGCCGTTCGTAACATTAACTGCCCAAAAATCATCTAGCACTTGTGGGCTAAATTTCACGGCCATTTCTTTTCTACAACTGGTCTTCAAAGCGCCTTCAACACGTTCCATTTCTTGTTTCttgaacctaaaaaaaaaaaaacacaaagaaagaaagaagacgcacaaaacaaaacccagaaatttaaaaacttgataGCAAAAACaggagagaggagaggaaaGGAGACATAAAGGGCGTTTATTTATACTTGACACGTGTTAAAGGGTATACccgaaaagaagaagataagaagagaaggagagaaatgagagatGGAGCTGTGGATTTTGGAGAGAAGAATtgaaagaaccaaaaaaaaggaaagatggTGAGTTTGGTTAAAGCAATGAATGACAGGTGAAGATCTTATTTGGCAttgagttatattttaaaaaatatattttttttaattttaaattattttctgatattaaaaataaattttaaaaattaaaaataaaaatattattattcattaaaaaaaaaaaacactttaaacacTTTCAAACAGCCCGAAAGCGTCCGTGGCCTGTACTAAAAGTGCcagtttctttcttcttaattttttaattttttttttaatctctgtTTTCACGTGTGTGCATGTGTGCATATACACctatttttactgttttttatatctatccatttatttaattatctgaataaaatttatttattttatgcgtttgcagtttaaaaaataacatcctACTGTTACTCTATTGGTCTAGATGATGTTGTCCGGCCCATCAAACGGACGACCTAGGAAACCGCCaccttatgttttttcttttctttcttttcactcttcttgttttttgttagatttttgcATGTCGTTTTATGTTTGGGagtattgtaaatattatttttttaaagtattttttatttaaaaatatattaaaataataattttttattttttaaaatttaattttaatataaatatatcaaaacattgaaaaataacaaaaaatattaatttttaaaaaatatatatttccacACTTAAACCGCATTTTCAAAAACACCCTTGTCAATTATTCATAACGCCTACTTCGATTTTGAGTTCGATGCCCGCTCTTGTTGGCGCTTCCCTCCATTTCTTTTGCTTTCCCGCTTATTGGTTTCTATTTTGCTTGAGGGCAGACTACAATCGCGCCCTCCATTTCTTGTGTAAATTTCAATTAGGCTCCTCTCTTACAGATTACACCCTGTGATTGTCTTGTTAGTTGCAAACTTTACGTGAACCTGTGTTTATGCAACATTCGAAGGataattaacatttaatttatcaagaaaTCACCAAGTCGTATGAATTAAGTTTAAAACAATACCCAAGTGTTTAACTTGAAGCttaatttaagtaaaaaaaactcgtcgtaaagttttaaatttaatctatcGGGTAAAATTTCGTAACATTGTAAAATAGCTTTTCATGACCtgaatatttctttatattaagtttaaaataaaataaaaaattttaaacaatgttattttaaaatttttaatcaaatttagttttaattaaattagcttatatattataaatttacgcttgttatttaaaaaaattatattcacaGAAACATCAGTGGCACCTCAAATCCATACTCAAAACTAGTTAATTACTCGTAGTCGAGTACATAAAAGTTAAATATCCATCTCTAATTTCTAAAATTGGACTGGCATTGCCTAGTAATTGGTAAACAAAGAAAGCCGGCACCACGTCACTTTCGAGAACCCCATGTGGCTTGATAACGTGGTATATTACTATTGGGTTAAATTCTGCCTAGTGACGTGCCGTTAGTCCACTGTGTTCTTAAGGAGAAATTTATTCTTGAGCGTTCTAAATTTTGAACTTTGAAATTTGAATCCGTTACCTCCAACATCGCCTCCTTTCCTTCTCGTCGGTAATGTTAcagtagttattatttttttttaaatattttttatttaaaaatatattaaaataatttattttattagctaATTTAaggttaatatataaaaaaatagttattattataattttaaaaaaaatagtttaaaggtTGATTCGGGATAAAGTCCGAATCtcaaattaaatatgttaatttgaattgactagaataatgtaaaaataaaagttgttattattatggtcttaaaattcaatttggagGTTAACTGAGTTAAGGCCTGGGTCACAAGTTGGAGGATCAACATATATTGACTTGAATCAacgtataaataaataaaaatagttattatcataattttaaaacatgactAGAGAGGCAAcctaaaataaagtttatatcATGAGTTAGGAGGTTAACTCGGTTGAtccaagtttttgatttttttttttaaaatcaactagtTTTTGACCTATGTTTCATCTTGAGTTGACATGGGTTTTTGAATGAGCTAGATTaagttaatcattttttttttttttaaatcaaagatCAGTTTAGATTTTTAGATCAACTCATCAAGTCAATtctagttttataattatagttattataatattattaattttaacactCGACATAAACTAAAgtagaatataaatattattatttttaaaaaatatataagtttagtaacaatacatattaagactttttcatgttttattatatCTTGTCCACAATaatcaaatatgatataaagATGTTCACTATATATTGTACATCATTaccaaatataattatattttagtctcATTTTCTATCTTATcttttatatctttattatctttatcttttttatttcaagataatAACCAAACATCATTTTAAAGCTTGTTTAGTGTTATAATaacgtttattttttaaaattcttattattttttacatcaacacattaaaaaaatttataaatattaaaaaaaaacctttttaaaatataaaaataaacaaactctcacaGCTTGAAAATAATGTCAACAGCgttttgctatttattttggtcTCTCGAGGAGCAGGAAAAAGGAGAGAATGCGcttacaataataatatatagtattttttttttttaatgaaaaaatgagAATTGCTGGGAATCTGTACTCCGTTACAAGTGAAAACGGCAGAAGAAACAAACATAAAGTACGGAATCGAAGTGAAATTTCCAAGGAGGAAAGGAAATTGCCACTTATTAATTTTTCGAGAGTACAATTCGAACAGATACTCAATCTAACCACTGCAAcacaacatataaaaataagaggAAATGCTTCACGAAGTTTCCCGGAGAACAGAAGTCTTCAAAACAACATTTATTAACCACTCGCTGACGTAAATAATTGCAAATTAGGTAAATAGAGCTGAGCAGCAAGAAAGTGCAGAGTCTCGTGATCAAGATTTGAAATTTCAATTGCCACATTGCTATTAATTAAGACTTTATACGTTTGTTTTGAATATCAGTCCACTAATATGTCCATATATGTGGTTTCCGGGAGTATTTCTTCTATGCTTTTGTAAACCTATGATAGCCGCATTTAATGCCTATTaacaacacaaacaaacaattaggttttttcaatgtagcGATTCAGATTCAagtaacacaattttttttttaattgcagcTTTTTATGTTTAGATTGGGTTGGAGaggaatttttttatcaattgatgttatatttttagaatatattataggtttttttcatgttgataAATTGATTTTCTCATGTTCTTAGGGTTTTTAGTaggttttttaggttaaaattagCTAAAGATAgaatttagatataaaaaatactccCCAGTTATTTTTCCATCACTTTGATGATCGAATTCTAAACTATATCTATCATgttgtttatgtttatttttttaaaaaataaaacttagtaTCCAtcctttaaaagaaatattaaaaggCCCAAATTGCAAGCCTAGGCTAGCAAGCCTGCATGTTTGGACTTTGTTGTAAGGGCATAGAGGCATTAGGTCATCTAAGCCCGCAtgcttgtattgttttttttttcaaattaggtttttattgccatttatttttaaattttttcctctaatatttggttaattttaaaacaatcttcataatttattttggttttttttttatagggttgaTGCAGTCTTAAATAAACATCACCACATTTGATTGATGCTAAATTTTTctaacatctattttttattgttcaattaaatataaaattgtttcagaaaaaataaacttgttaaATCGAGTGGAGTCAATGACTTGAATCACAGATTTAGTGGGTTGACTTTGGTTGATTAagatttgaatttcataatttattttgatttattttatatggggTTATCATGGTCTTAAACAAACTTTCTAATGCTGGGCTAGCACTcgattttgtgatttttcttacatataattaaataattagttaaaaaaatataaagttattaaatctagtGGAGTCTAAACCTTGATTAAGAGTTGACAGGTTAAAACGCAAAACCctgatcaatttaatatgtcatcatcttaatatttttaaaaaatattatcatgatttttttaaaaaaagcaaaatttattttttttctggttgttCGGATTGTCTTTAGATCCATCAAGTTAGCTAGGTCACGTCGAGAAACCTCCCACATgacttcaaaaaattaatttgaatttgaatttttaaattgagtaaatgtattttatattggAAAGTGGGTTTTAGAGATccatcatatatgttttttcatgtgttgaattgaaaaacagtgtggaattttatttttagggctCTAAAATCATGGACGCTAATTTTCAAGTCACCGGAGCCAAGTACTTGGGTGATTGAAATTATTGAGGGCAAACAATACATCATTTACTATCCATGAAAAAACTCCTTAAGCTCTAAAGCTCAAGTGAGAGGCCTCCATTTCTAATCTAGGCATACTTGCATTGCAAGCCAAGATGCGCTTAAACTTGATTCCCTAGgatctcatgtttttttatatttagataatTGATTATAATGacatttataaaaactaatttaacagttcaatactttttaaataatatttgatattttttattataatattaatgtttttatgatCATATTTGAAACTAATATGCATATGtaaaaaaagcatataaataGTCAATAAGAATagaatatatgttttattactttttattactattgattttttataatatgtcacatgattaattattcttgtttaatcacataaaaataatcgAAATATTACTTTATagatcattataaatttttatttgaattaataattgtgcttctaataaaaaaaaaacatattcacgccaaaattaaaaaaataaataaatgaataataaaaaaataaagttttggctAAAGAAATGTATCTTTCCTTAATTTAGATCATTTGAATTTTGACGGATATTTACTTTAATtggttttattcaaataaacatGTTGTTAGTAATAAATTCATTGTTCCaccaaaataagaaaatacatatataagaattttttttgacaagataaatgcatttttttctcataatttaaatcattatattttataaatatttattttaattatcgtaataaaatattttgttttaaaatggcTTGATAGTATCGTGTGGGCAATTTGGCTGgcaataaactaaaaaagatgTGTTTTCACTGTAGCAATACATTAAACTATTCATCCCATTGTTCATagccatttttgtttttggtccttgaaatttttctctttttgcatGCTCTTTCTTAGCCAAAATGCACCCAAAAATCCAGTAGAAACAACTTGTTAAGGAAAGACAGAACATTGAAGAATCAAATCTTATCTTTAGCTTTAATCCCATCACCATTTATCCACTTCCCAATCCTTCTGTAAGAGATTAAAAATGTTAGAGCATGTAGATCAAAAGGGAAAATAAAGGAAAGTCTTAGGGCAATGCAAACAATCGTCTGATTTTCTTGTTGATGCATGGTAGTGGTTGCATTAGGGCAATCTGATCTTGGAGCTCAAGAAGGGTGAGTACCTGTATGGGAAAGTTTTTGATTCATGGGACAAGATGTCTTGGTTCATCACTTGCTTTACAAGTTAACCACGCCAACGTTGGATCTTTGGTCCAGTATTGGAAAGTCAAAGGTGAAAAGATGGTTGATGTACAAGATTCTCTCCGGTGATGGCACACCCATTTATCTACTCCTATTCTAAGTGATTGAAGAGGCCCAGTTGAAGAGGTCATGGGTTTGGATTCGTGACTGCTTTccaaaattctaaataattgaacaaaaaataaaaaaaatagggttttttttttgtttttgaaagttTCAATTTAGGGACGAAAACAACATCGTTGATGAATTAAAAGTGTTCcctctttttgtttgaaatgcAATCACGACTTTTCCTTTGACACCCAGATGCTTTCAAGTTGTGACCATCGTCATATGTTGCTACAAGCGCTGTCAACCTACCAAACATCATTATAAGCTGACAGTAGTGCACTCATACAGAAGTAAAATACCTGGCCTCCTTCTTGACTTTCAGCAGCATAGTTCCTTTTATCATTTGCATCATCTTTATACTAGAAATCTCTGTGAATGGTTGGGAGTGTTTGCTTATAAACCATCACTCCATTGCTGCATTCCCTTTTCTCTTACAACTTCGGAATTGTAAATTTTTGTTGAAGTTCCTCTGCTAGAAAGTTGTTCTTAATCTTTGATTTCTTATGCTGCCTCCTCCATCTTGCTCCAGCTTTGGGGTTTTTTGTTTTCCGATATTAACCTTCGAATCAAAGGCTTGATCTATGTTTTGAGTAGCAAATCTACTCGAACTTTTTTCATAGGCTTTGAGAAATCCCATTAGGTCATCTGAAGCGAGCTTTGATAAATCTTTTAACTCTTTAATGATGGAGAAAAACACGCTCAAACTTGATTTCCAAGCTTCTCAAGACtttttcaacaattttcttGTCTTCAATGGCATCTCCGTAGCCTCTGTTTTGATTAATAACTGAAAAGATCTTGCAAGGAATTCTTGCACCTGTTCGGTGTCTTGCATATATAGCTATCGAAACCTGGTCATAAGTTTGCAGCATGATGGAGATTTTCTTATCACAGACTCGGAATTGTTTTTGCaatattttcctttcattttttttttacaatagcTAGTCTAGATGAGCAATCTTGGAAGAATGCCTTTATTAACTCTTTGTTGAATGAATGCCAACGCttttgcatctttcattttattttccttttactcCTTGTTTAGAACTATCCACGTTGCTTGCTCATCTAGACTAGCTATTGTCAAGTCCTATAAATCTTGGGAGTcaatatttcaattattaaaatgCTCCATAATCATAGTTTCACCAAACAAGATTGGAATCCTTTGTTGGGAGCAATTAAAAGTTACATCATTGTTGTTTAAGGCCATTGTTATGgctttttattaaggtttttttttttttttttttttttttttttttttttttttttcaaggttagGAAATACTTAGAACAAGGATAAGGCTTTAGGATCGGTATTTGTCCGATACCTCTGGTGGGAATTTTGGAGTGTTTGGCTCCGCTCCCACTGATTTACCACTAATGGAAAGTTACAA is a genomic window of Populus alba chromosome 5, ASM523922v2, whole genome shotgun sequence containing:
- the LOC118030025 gene encoding GATA transcription factor 5, whose translation is MERVEGALKTSCRKEMAVKFSPQVLDDFWAVNVTNGMSSDDFSVDELLDFSNVNGFIEDEEKPCVVSVSHKQETLKEDKNNERSPYFAVKEDFVSVPTSELCVPTDDLASLEWLSHFVEDSNSEYAAPFPAIVLPPETEKENFVEQEKSVLTEPCFKTPVPAKARSKRTRTGVRVWPLGSPTLTESSTSSSSSTSSSSPSSPRLIRTTPLLNAEPLWFEKPVVKGMKKKPSLHAAASGGGGGSHSSRRCSHCGIQKTPQWRAGPNGSKTLCNACGVRYKSGRLLPEYRPACSPTFSKELHSNHHRKVLEMRRKKEILGQTEPGLVQSVVPSCG